From a region of the Salinispira pacifica genome:
- the gnd gene encoding decarboxylating NADP(+)-dependent phosphogluconate dehydrogenase produces the protein MSKADIGLIGLAVMGQNLVLNMNDNGYAVAVYNRTSGKTEDFINGPAQDRPEIFPAYELEEFVSMLKRPRRVMLMVKAGEVVDKFIQALLPHLENGDIIIDGGNSHFPDSNRRTRELEEKGILFIGTGVSGGEEGARRGPSIMPGGNEHAWRWVKPIFQDISAKTSDGEACCEWVGDAGSGHYVKMVHNGIEYGDMQLITEAYQLMKEGLGMNHDQLHETFARWNQGPLDSYLIEITRDIMAFRDENGEPLVEKILDTAGQKGTGKWTGISALELGVPVTLIGEAVFSRTLSALKDERVRASEKLSGPDSRFNGDAKQFVDDLEQALLFAKIISYTQGFMLMREAAEENGWKLNYGSIALMWRGGCIIRSAFLGKIKDAYDANPGLPSLLMDDYFRDVVTRTQGALRRVLAQAIQLGIPVPTLSTALAFFDGYRSVRLPANLLQAQRDYFGAHTYERVDRARGEFFHTNWTGSGGNVSSGTYDA, from the coding sequence ATGTCAAAAGCTGATATCGGACTGATTGGTCTTGCAGTCATGGGGCAGAACCTGGTGCTGAACATGAACGATAACGGGTATGCGGTGGCAGTGTACAACCGGACATCCGGAAAAACCGAAGATTTCATAAACGGACCGGCGCAGGACAGGCCGGAAATTTTTCCGGCCTATGAATTGGAGGAATTTGTTTCCATGCTGAAACGCCCAAGGCGGGTCATGCTGATGGTGAAAGCAGGTGAGGTTGTGGATAAATTTATCCAGGCCCTGCTTCCCCATCTTGAAAACGGTGACATTATCATTGACGGCGGCAACAGTCATTTCCCTGATTCCAACCGCCGTACCCGGGAGCTGGAAGAGAAGGGAATCCTTTTTATCGGAACCGGTGTTTCCGGCGGCGAAGAGGGAGCCAGAAGAGGCCCCAGTATTATGCCCGGAGGAAATGAACATGCCTGGCGCTGGGTAAAACCCATATTTCAGGATATTTCGGCGAAGACCTCAGACGGTGAAGCCTGCTGCGAGTGGGTCGGCGATGCGGGTTCCGGACACTATGTGAAGATGGTTCATAACGGAATTGAATACGGCGACATGCAGCTGATCACCGAGGCGTACCAGTTGATGAAAGAAGGACTGGGGATGAATCATGATCAGCTTCATGAAACCTTCGCCCGATGGAACCAGGGACCTCTGGATTCATATCTCATAGAAATTACCCGGGACATCATGGCCTTTCGGGATGAAAACGGAGAACCGCTGGTGGAAAAGATTCTGGATACCGCCGGCCAGAAAGGAACGGGGAAGTGGACGGGAATATCAGCCCTGGAGCTGGGGGTTCCGGTAACTCTCATTGGTGAAGCGGTGTTTTCCCGTACACTCTCTGCATTAAAGGATGAGCGGGTTCGGGCCTCGGAAAAGCTCAGCGGGCCGGACAGCCGATTTAACGGCGATGCGAAACAGTTTGTAGATGATCTGGAGCAGGCTCTGCTTTTTGCAAAAATTATCTCCTACACGCAAGGATTTATGCTCATGAGGGAAGCCGCGGAAGAGAACGGCTGGAAGCTGAATTACGGTTCAATTGCCCTGATGTGGAGGGGGGGATGCATTATCCGTTCGGCATTCCTGGGGAAAATCAAGGACGCATACGATGCCAACCCCGGGCTCCCAAGTCTGCTCATGGACGATTACTTCAGGGATGTGGTGACCCGGACCCAGGGGGCGTTGAGACGGGTTCTGGCTCAGGCCATTCAGTTGGGAATCCCTGTGCCCACCCTGAGTACGGCCCTGGCATTTTTCGACGGATACCGGAGCGTACGGCTCCCTGCAAATCTTCTCCAGGCCCAGCGGGATTATTTCGGTGCCCACACCTATGAACGGGTAGACCGGGCCAGAGGTGAGTTTTTTCACACCAACTGGACCGGCAGCGGAGGGAATGTTTCCTCAGGGACCTACGATGCCTGA
- a CDS encoding DeoR/GlpR family DNA-binding transcription regulator, which yields MPESASLQPRHESIIRLLQSFRQITVAELTQRLGVSQVTIRKDLTHLEEQGLVQRTHGSARLAQNIGVLPSVQDRATSHAEEKQAIVHRALELIAGDDAVAIDAGSTNLMLARELYAKPLRIFTNSLDIASSLRSSLSVSLTLSGGSFRREAGSFIGPIAVEAVEKLRFDIALIGATSFTARGEFFTQNSIEGSVKQAMLRSAARRVILADSSKFNARGFSRFAASGEVDLLITDEGFTQADALRREGVEVLLVSPYSPSSEM from the coding sequence ATGCCTGAATCAGCATCTTTGCAACCCAGACATGAAAGCATTATCCGTCTGTTACAGAGCTTCCGCCAAATAACCGTGGCGGAGCTCACCCAGAGGCTGGGTGTATCTCAGGTGACCATTCGCAAGGATTTAACCCACCTGGAGGAGCAGGGGCTGGTACAGCGGACCCACGGCTCGGCCCGGCTGGCACAGAACATCGGGGTTCTGCCCAGTGTCCAGGATCGGGCCACCAGTCATGCAGAGGAAAAGCAGGCCATTGTTCACCGGGCCCTGGAGCTGATTGCCGGGGATGATGCGGTGGCCATTGATGCGGGATCCACGAATTTGATGCTGGCAAGGGAGCTCTATGCGAAGCCTCTGAGGATATTTACCAACAGTCTGGATATAGCCTCCAGCCTGCGCTCCTCCCTTTCCGTGAGCCTGACGCTTTCCGGCGGCAGCTTCCGGCGTGAAGCAGGCAGCTTTATCGGTCCCATTGCGGTGGAGGCTGTGGAAAAGCTCCGGTTTGATATTGCTCTCATCGGAGCCACCAGCTTTACAGCCAGGGGAGAATTTTTTACCCAGAACAGCATTGAGGGATCGGTGAAGCAGGCGATGCTTCGGTCTGCAGCCCGAAGAGTTATCCTTGCGGATTCCTCCAAATTCAATGCCCGGGGATTCTCCAGGTTTGCAGCGTCCGGAGAAGTGGATCTTCTGATTACCGATGAGGGTTTTACCCAGGCGGATGCGCTGCGCCGGGAGGGTGTGGAAGTCCTGTTGGTTTCGCCGTACTCTCCATCTTCGGAAATGTGA
- a CDS encoding ferredoxin reductase family protein: protein MREPRFSLMRVFLPLLGILSPLFPLYAYFRGNFYNVLEPFSLAMIFGITAYIYFLNVLIISTRKKFLDRYFGHDRVMQFHGYMATAAFVFAVIHRQLKIAVFPVVNLQTRLGNAAFIIFLTLIAVTVIIMVPGLIHRFAPFAKLRNFITRKLGLDYSILKFFHNFLVLAVLLLSFHVFLASSTQESWGRIILMALWSLTALVFWLDHKLFRPFRLKRMNSRVENINLLEGDIRELYIRPPQNFTFTPGQFVFVGFPGSKAGNDEHPYTISSAPGDSILRISAKNLGNFSNSLRFLQENDPALIDGPYGRFYPPRDRDEELIFIAGGIGITPLLSILRDMAESKPSREQKIVLFWAVRSPEDLCYREEIVEAGKKINSMNPGMFHFVPVVQTRGSQIPEAEEGFLTQEIIRNHCEARDMKIPHARVYFCGPPAMRRYLFPKLHQLGIQRKHIHFEMFSLG from the coding sequence ATGAGAGAACCCCGTTTCTCGCTGATGCGGGTGTTCCTTCCTCTGCTGGGAATTCTGTCGCCGCTTTTTCCCCTTTATGCATACTTCCGGGGAAATTTCTACAATGTTCTGGAACCGTTTTCCCTGGCCATGATTTTCGGAATTACTGCATATATCTATTTTCTGAATGTGCTGATAATTTCCACCAGAAAAAAGTTCCTGGACAGATACTTCGGCCACGACCGGGTGATGCAGTTCCACGGGTATATGGCAACGGCAGCATTTGTGTTTGCCGTGATTCACCGCCAGTTAAAGATTGCAGTATTTCCTGTTGTAAACCTCCAGACGCGTCTGGGAAACGCTGCATTCATAATTTTCCTGACACTCATAGCTGTGACGGTAATTATTATGGTGCCCGGATTAATCCACAGGTTTGCTCCATTTGCGAAACTGCGGAACTTCATCACCCGAAAACTGGGTCTGGATTACAGCATATTGAAGTTCTTCCACAATTTCCTGGTCCTGGCGGTGCTGTTGCTGAGCTTTCATGTGTTTCTTGCATCTTCCACCCAGGAAAGCTGGGGTCGGATCATCCTCATGGCTCTCTGGAGTCTCACTGCCCTGGTTTTCTGGCTGGATCATAAGCTGTTCCGCCCATTCCGTCTAAAGCGGATGAACAGTCGGGTTGAAAACATTAATCTTCTGGAGGGCGATATACGGGAGCTGTACATTCGGCCTCCGCAGAATTTTACATTTACCCCGGGACAATTTGTCTTTGTGGGTTTTCCCGGAAGCAAGGCAGGGAATGATGAACATCCGTATACAATTTCATCTGCGCCAGGTGATTCAATACTGCGGATATCTGCGAAGAACCTGGGAAATTTCAGTAATTCTCTTCGCTTTCTGCAAGAGAATGATCCGGCTCTCATCGATGGTCCCTACGGGCGGTTCTACCCTCCCCGGGACAGGGATGAAGAGCTGATATTCATTGCCGGAGGAATCGGGATTACGCCCCTGCTTTCCATTCTGAGAGACATGGCAGAATCAAAGCCATCCCGGGAACAGAAAATTGTTCTGTTTTGGGCGGTAAGGAGCCCCGAGGATTTGTGCTACCGGGAAGAAATCGTTGAGGCAGGAAAAAAAATCAACAGCATGAACCCCGGAATGTTTCATTTCGTCCCCGTTGTACAGACCCGGGGCTCACAGATCCCTGAGGCGGAGGAAGGATTTCTGACTCAGGAGATCATTCGTAATCATTGTGAAGCCCGTGATATGAAAATTCCCCATGCCCGGGTATATTTCTGTGGGCCGCCTGCCATGCGCAGATATCTTTTTCCGAAACTTCACCAACTGGGAATTCAGAGGAAGCATATTCATTTTGAAATGTTCTCCTTGGGATGA
- a CDS encoding ROK family transcriptional regulator, giving the protein MEQYARGEKTSYNYYKVLRSIWLRHGISRMELCELLGLDKATISTIVNSLIHQDMVYEVPRSAHASKPGRRPVGLSVNPEFGCAVGIELHRDGLHCVVTDMHHREILTRSLTARLEPENIQGLVRQLLDELQADNGIEPHQILGLGVSVPGVVNQKAGLISHASELDIRDTAFNFRSDVEKALGISCMLSNDANACASGILTSHRSEAYSNFLFVYFSFESLRDTIQGENDHLSVGLGIVINGALYDGPNGTAGEFVGMGGGSPRRGQFSLSSRELDSFKENYEVRRKFLHELSEHIGFLVNVFNFTQVFIGGDLEYFEDNIAELTLAAANAHWPFQTPVDCNVTILKEQRHLPARGAAGMLLDSFFSVPGFEDSGYFDLRSRLFRRREQGSTGNSNGAQSNGGQSNGRQGHGGRNGV; this is encoded by the coding sequence ATGGAACAATACGCCAGGGGTGAAAAGACCAGCTACAACTATTACAAGGTATTGCGAAGCATATGGCTGCGTCACGGCATCAGCCGAATGGAACTGTGTGAACTTCTGGGACTGGATAAAGCCACAATCAGCACCATTGTGAACTCCCTCATACATCAAGACATGGTGTATGAGGTGCCCCGGTCAGCTCACGCTTCCAAGCCCGGCCGCCGTCCGGTAGGTTTGTCTGTTAATCCTGAATTCGGATGTGCGGTTGGAATTGAGCTTCATAGAGACGGGCTGCACTGTGTGGTAACGGATATGCATCATCGGGAAATTCTCACCCGGAGCCTCACTGCCAGACTGGAGCCGGAGAACATTCAGGGACTGGTTCGTCAGCTCTTGGATGAGCTACAGGCAGATAATGGGATTGAGCCTCATCAGATTTTAGGCCTGGGCGTTTCGGTTCCGGGAGTGGTGAATCAGAAGGCGGGACTTATCAGCCATGCATCGGAGCTGGATATTCGGGATACAGCTTTTAATTTCCGCAGTGATGTTGAGAAGGCCCTGGGCATCTCCTGCATGCTATCAAACGATGCCAATGCCTGTGCCTCAGGCATTCTGACCAGTCACCGGAGTGAAGCCTACAGCAACTTTCTGTTCGTGTATTTTTCCTTCGAATCTCTCCGGGATACTATTCAGGGCGAAAATGATCACCTCAGCGTGGGGCTGGGTATAGTGATCAACGGTGCCCTCTACGACGGTCCCAACGGCACCGCCGGAGAATTTGTGGGGATGGGCGGAGGTTCGCCCCGGCGGGGACAGTTCAGCCTGAGTTCCCGGGAGCTTGATTCTTTCAAAGAAAATTATGAGGTGCGCCGGAAATTCCTGCATGAGCTGAGCGAGCACATCGGCTTTCTGGTGAACGTGTTCAATTTCACCCAGGTGTTTATCGGCGGAGATCTGGAATATTTTGAAGATAACATTGCCGAGCTCACTCTGGCTGCGGCCAACGCACACTGGCCTTTTCAAACTCCGGTGGACTGCAATGTCACCATTCTTAAGGAACAACGGCATCTGCCGGCACGGGGTGCGGCGGGGATGCTGCTTGACAGCTTTTTTTCCGTTCCCGGTTTTGAGGACAGCGGATACTTCGATCTTCGAAGCCGGTTATTCCGCAGAAGGGAGCAGGGAAGCACCGGGAATAGTAACGGAGCACAGAGTAACGGCGGACAAAGTAACGGCAGACAGGGTCACGGGGGGCGAAACGGCGTATGA
- a CDS encoding ABC transporter substrate-binding protein, producing MKISCHVLDNEFELDEKPRRVVSLNPGFSEAIVEMGAGDRLAGISSYCSRFISPGEAVVAGDYLKADHRVLKELDPDLILITTGVQLRLGRELVRAGYPVYALPLPSSFHGILENIINISALCGVTGLGRELARRLEDSARTISAATPWERDNAPGVYPELWFGLHPRSIGGRSYIHDIIRIAGGHPLGVELADSYTMLDFARVEQSRPGIFLGFHEPEYPMDFPLEAEKRGWSWLEPGQIIVSTTEKGKNIIHDGPSLVQTASWLQEQMVKSLN from the coding sequence ATGAAGATCAGCTGCCATGTATTGGATAATGAATTTGAGCTGGATGAAAAGCCCCGGAGAGTTGTGAGTCTCAACCCCGGATTCAGTGAGGCCATTGTTGAGATGGGTGCCGGTGACCGGCTGGCGGGAATTTCATCCTACTGTTCCCGGTTTATCAGTCCCGGGGAGGCCGTGGTGGCCGGGGACTATTTGAAGGCCGATCACCGGGTTTTGAAGGAGTTGGATCCGGATCTGATTCTCATCACCACGGGTGTACAGCTCCGGCTGGGCCGGGAACTGGTTCGCGCCGGGTATCCGGTGTACGCCCTGCCGCTTCCTTCCAGCTTTCACGGTATTCTGGAAAATATAATAAACATTTCCGCCCTCTGCGGAGTAACCGGGCTGGGCCGGGAGCTTGCCCGACGCCTGGAGGACTCGGCCCGGACGATTTCCGCTGCCACTCCCTGGGAACGGGATAACGCTCCCGGAGTGTACCCCGAATTATGGTTCGGGCTTCATCCCCGGAGCATAGGCGGGCGAAGCTACATTCACGACATTATCCGGATTGCAGGGGGACATCCCCTTGGAGTGGAGCTGGCTGACTCCTACACCATGCTTGATTTTGCACGGGTTGAACAATCCAGGCCCGGTATTTTTCTGGGCTTTCATGAACCTGAGTACCCCATGGATTTCCCGCTGGAGGCGGAAAAACGGGGCTGGAGCTGGCTTGAGCCCGGACAGATTATTGTGTCCACAACCGAAAAAGGGAAGAATATTATTCACGACGGACCCTCTCTGGTTCAAACTGCCTCATGGCTGCAGGAGCAGATGGTGAAGTCCCTGAACTGA